From a single Planctellipticum variicoloris genomic region:
- a CDS encoding ABC1 kinase family protein, producing the protein MESHPFRLLRNIGRTRQIVTVLLNHGFGDVVDRIGLRSAWKRWRCFLFRRKEAPTPRLKTVERIRLTLEALGPTFIKFGQVMSTRPDVVPPDMLTELKKLQESVPPFGPQKAVQVLQHEFEKSPSTLFAEFETEPLAAGSLGQVHRARHFDGTPLAIKIRRPDVVRDVERDISLMQELALLLDRHVPESRIFDPIGLVNHFARTIRREMNFAREGRTMEEFSRLFQDNDILYVPRVYWDLTTEAVLTMEFVEGANINDRAALLKLPRSPAEIAGDGARIFMKQAFEFGMFHGDPHPGNIRILPNGRVCLLDYGMIGMLDEETREQLVDLLQAIANQNADAAVDVVLHLGEPRGEIDMGLLKIDMRDFIANYYGVELERIDVSRLLSDFVGIMSTHHIRCPGSLMLLIRALVTLEGIGASLDPEFNLAGYLQPFVEKLVKDRYQPRKMAERVFRDVRMLAGSLHDLPVHLGKTLKKLANDDLQVHLDHRGLDYLILELERASNRLVVGMVVAALILASAILIPAGTNTFWVSVPIYLLSSLLAMWLVYGIFRSGRL; encoded by the coding sequence TTGGAAAGCCACCCGTTCCGGCTGCTGCGCAACATCGGTCGAACGCGACAGATCGTCACCGTACTGCTCAATCACGGTTTCGGCGACGTCGTCGACCGGATCGGCCTTCGCTCAGCCTGGAAACGCTGGCGGTGCTTCCTGTTTCGCCGCAAAGAAGCCCCGACCCCGCGACTGAAGACCGTGGAGCGGATCCGGCTGACGCTCGAGGCGCTCGGACCGACATTCATCAAATTCGGCCAGGTGATGAGCACCCGCCCGGACGTCGTCCCTCCCGACATGCTGACCGAACTGAAAAAACTGCAGGAGAGCGTTCCCCCCTTCGGTCCTCAAAAGGCCGTGCAGGTCCTGCAGCACGAGTTCGAAAAGTCTCCGTCCACGCTGTTCGCCGAGTTTGAAACCGAGCCGCTGGCGGCAGGTTCGCTCGGTCAGGTCCACCGGGCGCGGCACTTCGACGGCACGCCGCTGGCGATCAAGATCCGCCGGCCCGACGTGGTCCGGGACGTGGAACGCGATATCAGCCTGATGCAGGAGCTGGCGCTGCTGCTCGATCGGCACGTTCCGGAATCGCGCATCTTCGACCCGATCGGGCTGGTCAATCACTTCGCCCGCACGATCCGTCGGGAGATGAACTTCGCCCGCGAAGGGCGGACGATGGAAGAGTTCTCCCGGCTGTTCCAGGACAACGACATTCTGTACGTCCCGCGAGTCTACTGGGACCTGACGACCGAGGCGGTCCTGACGATGGAATTCGTCGAAGGAGCCAATATCAACGATCGCGCCGCTCTCTTGAAGCTGCCGAGATCGCCGGCCGAGATCGCCGGCGACGGCGCCCGGATCTTCATGAAGCAGGCCTTCGAGTTCGGCATGTTTCATGGCGATCCCCATCCCGGCAATATCCGGATTCTGCCAAACGGCCGGGTCTGCCTGCTGGACTACGGCATGATCGGCATGCTGGACGAAGAAACCCGCGAACAGCTCGTCGACCTGCTCCAGGCCATCGCCAACCAGAACGCCGATGCCGCCGTCGACGTGGTGCTGCATCTCGGAGAGCCGCGCGGCGAAATCGATATGGGGCTCCTCAAAATCGACATGCGGGACTTCATCGCCAACTATTACGGCGTCGAGCTCGAACGGATCGACGTCAGCCGGCTGCTGTCGGATTTTGTGGGCATCATGTCGACGCACCACATCCGCTGCCCCGGCAGCCTGATGCTCCTGATCCGGGCGCTGGTGACGCTGGAAGGAATCGGGGCCAGCCTCGACCCGGAGTTCAATCTGGCCGGGTATCTGCAGCCCTTCGTGGAAAAGCTGGTCAAGGACCGTTATCAGCCGCGGAAGATGGCCGAGCGGGTCTTCCGCGACGTCCGCATGCTGGCAGGCTCGCTGCACGACCTGCCGGTCCATCTGGGCAAGACCCTCAAGAAACTGGCCAACGACGACCTGCAGGTCCACCTGGATCACCGCGGGCTGGATTATCTGATCCTCGAACTCGAACGGGCCAGTAACCGGCTCGTGGTGGGGATGGTCGTCGCCGCGCTGATCCTGGCCTCCGCGATTCTCATCCCGGCGGGAACCAACACCTTCTGGGTCAGCGTGCCG
- a CDS encoding heavy metal translocating P-type ATPase, producing the protein MSTKFAINLPVVTPVAESAGAETPESAERTEFPVTGMTCAGCAARIEGALRAQPGVINAGVNFATSRATVAFDGSRTSVGRLAGAVEGLGYGVVLPVSAEDSDLSPEEQQEQAEAALADDLWRRFLVSAICAAPVMVIAMSHGLIPAFNHPAFAWLQLVLSLPVILYGGWPIFRSAGLALRHGGSDMNVLVALGTMTAFLWSTAVLLAPSLAGAAHAGHGAEAPVYFEAAAAIITLILLGRLLESRAKHRAGDAIRKLLGLQPRTARIIRDGVEQDCPIRDVRVGDIVVVRPGEKVPVDGVVISGSSSLDESMLTGESLPVAKQIDARVYAGTINGTGAFQFAAERVGRDTVLQQIVQQVRDAQGSKAPIARLADVVAGVFTPIVLVLALVTGIAWLILGPSGQQVSFAIHTLVAVLIIACPCALGLATPTAILVGTGRGAELGVLFKSGAALEHAHRLTTIILDKTGTITTGQPTVTDIVPVGSVSESELLRLAASAEQLSEHPLGATIVAAARQRSLELTAPADFQSLTGRGISARVEGREILIGNVALLRERSVESSELVNQAERLAAEGKTPMFVAIDGQPAGLIAVADPPRPEAAEVIQQLKALGIVPVMLTGDNSRTAQAVAAQVGIERVIAEVLPAQKADEVRRLKQTGQTVGMVGDGINDAPALASADVGLAMGSGTDVAMAAADITLVGGRLESLLTALRLSRATLSIIRQNLFWAFGYNVVAIPIAAGALYPLTGWLLSPMLASAAMAFSSVSVVLNSLRLRRAE; encoded by the coding sequence ATGTCCACGAAATTTGCCATCAATCTGCCCGTCGTCACGCCGGTTGCAGAATCCGCCGGCGCGGAGACTCCGGAATCCGCCGAGCGGACCGAGTTCCCGGTCACCGGGATGACCTGCGCCGGCTGCGCCGCGCGGATCGAGGGGGCGCTGCGGGCTCAGCCCGGCGTGATCAACGCGGGGGTGAACTTCGCCACCTCCCGCGCCACCGTGGCCTTTGACGGCAGCCGCACCAGCGTCGGTCGGCTCGCCGGGGCAGTGGAGGGCCTGGGATACGGCGTCGTCCTGCCCGTCTCCGCCGAGGACAGCGACCTGTCCCCGGAGGAACAACAGGAGCAGGCAGAGGCCGCCCTTGCAGACGACCTCTGGCGCAGGTTCCTGGTCTCCGCAATCTGCGCAGCGCCGGTCATGGTGATCGCCATGTCGCACGGCCTGATCCCGGCGTTCAACCATCCCGCCTTCGCATGGCTGCAGCTTGTTCTCAGCCTCCCGGTCATTCTCTACGGCGGCTGGCCCATTTTTCGCTCGGCCGGGCTCGCCCTGCGGCACGGCGGCTCCGACATGAATGTCCTGGTGGCCCTTGGCACGATGACCGCGTTCCTCTGGTCCACGGCCGTGCTGCTGGCGCCTTCGCTTGCCGGGGCCGCACACGCCGGACATGGCGCGGAGGCCCCCGTCTACTTCGAAGCCGCCGCCGCGATCATCACGCTGATCCTCCTGGGACGTTTGCTCGAATCGCGGGCGAAACACCGCGCCGGCGACGCCATCCGCAAACTCCTCGGCCTGCAGCCCCGCACGGCACGCATCATCCGTGACGGCGTCGAACAGGACTGCCCGATTCGCGACGTCCGCGTCGGAGACATTGTCGTCGTCCGCCCCGGCGAGAAGGTCCCGGTCGATGGCGTGGTCATTTCCGGATCGTCCAGCCTCGACGAGTCGATGCTGACGGGAGAAAGCCTGCCGGTCGCCAAGCAGATCGATGCCCGCGTTTATGCCGGCACGATCAACGGGACCGGCGCGTTTCAATTCGCCGCGGAACGCGTCGGCCGCGACACCGTGCTGCAGCAGATCGTCCAACAGGTCCGCGACGCCCAGGGGTCGAAGGCTCCGATCGCCCGGCTGGCCGACGTTGTGGCGGGAGTGTTTACGCCGATCGTGCTGGTCCTCGCCCTTGTGACCGGCATCGCCTGGCTGATTCTGGGACCGTCCGGACAGCAGGTCTCGTTCGCCATTCACACGCTGGTTGCCGTGCTGATCATCGCCTGCCCCTGCGCGCTGGGCCTCGCCACGCCGACCGCGATCCTGGTGGGAACCGGCCGTGGCGCGGAACTGGGGGTGCTGTTCAAGAGCGGCGCCGCCCTCGAACACGCCCATCGCCTGACCACGATCATCCTCGATAAGACCGGCACGATCACCACCGGCCAGCCGACCGTGACCGACATTGTTCCTGTCGGCAGCGTCAGCGAATCCGAGCTGCTGCGGCTGGCGGCCTCGGCGGAGCAGCTCAGCGAACACCCGCTCGGCGCCACCATCGTCGCCGCGGCCCGCCAGCGCTCGCTGGAGCTCACCGCGCCCGCCGATTTCCAGTCGCTCACTGGCCGTGGGATTTCCGCCCGCGTCGAGGGCCGTGAGATCCTGATCGGCAACGTCGCGCTGCTGAGAGAACGCTCAGTCGAGTCTTCCGAGCTGGTGAACCAGGCCGAACGTCTCGCCGCCGAAGGCAAGACGCCAATGTTCGTCGCCATTGACGGACAGCCCGCCGGCCTGATCGCTGTCGCTGATCCTCCCCGTCCGGAAGCGGCCGAGGTCATTCAGCAGCTCAAAGCACTGGGAATCGTTCCGGTCATGCTGACCGGCGACAACTCGCGGACCGCTCAGGCCGTTGCCGCACAGGTCGGCATCGAACGGGTGATCGCCGAGGTCCTCCCCGCGCAGAAAGCTGACGAGGTCCGCCGGCTCAAGCAGACCGGGCAGACGGTCGGCATGGTCGGCGACGGCATCAATGACGCCCCCGCACTGGCCAGCGCCGACGTCGGCCTGGCGATGGGTTCCGGGACCGATGTGGCCATGGCCGCCGCGGATATCACCCTTGTCGGCGGACGCCTGGAATCCCTGTTGACGGCGCTCCGGCTGTCGCGGGCGACGCTGAGCATCATCCGCCAGAATCTGTTCTGGGCCTTCGGTTACAACGTGGTGGCGATTCCAATCGCAGCCGGCGCACTCTACCCGCTGACCGGCTGGCTCCTCTCGCCAATGCTCGCCAGCGCGGCGATGGCGTTCTCCAGCGTGTCGGTCGTCCTCAACAGCCTGCGGCTCCGACGAGCGGAATGA
- the hemC gene encoding hydroxymethylbilane synthase, whose translation MSPAPLRIATRASQLALWQSNYIADLLRQVVPDREVVLVEVSTTGDRVQTETLRALGSFGVFTREVQAAILDGRADLAVHSLKDLPTDVIEGLSLGAVPPRAPEFDSLILPQGSSLAPTLDALPQGARVGTGSPRRQAQLKMLRPDLVLSEVRGNVDTRLKKLDAGDYEALILAAAGLTRLGWSGRISAVLQPPAMYPAVGQGAIGVECRTDDVELRGLLEKLTDCATLTRVLAERSLLATLRAGCHAPLGVSTRIEGDRLFLEAVVLPLDGSHRWTAAASGLVSAPAQLGVTVAQLLVTQGVERVLGRTE comes from the coding sequence TTGCCCTCTGGCAGTCGAACTACATTGCCGATCTGTTGCGGCAGGTCGTTCCGGACCGGGAAGTGGTCTTGGTCGAAGTTTCCACGACCGGCGACCGAGTCCAGACGGAAACATTGCGGGCGCTGGGAAGCTTCGGCGTCTTCACGCGGGAAGTGCAGGCGGCCATTCTCGACGGCCGGGCCGACCTGGCGGTGCACAGCCTGAAGGATCTGCCGACGGATGTCATTGAGGGGCTCTCACTGGGGGCGGTTCCGCCGCGCGCGCCGGAGTTCGATTCCCTGATCCTGCCGCAAGGCTCGTCGCTGGCGCCGACGCTGGATGCCCTGCCTCAAGGCGCCAGGGTCGGGACCGGCAGTCCGCGGCGGCAGGCCCAGCTCAAAATGCTGCGGCCCGATCTGGTGCTGTCGGAAGTGCGGGGGAACGTCGACACGCGATTGAAGAAGCTCGACGCCGGCGACTACGAGGCGCTGATTCTCGCCGCCGCAGGGCTGACGCGACTGGGCTGGAGCGGGCGGATCTCCGCCGTGCTGCAGCCGCCGGCGATGTATCCGGCGGTCGGTCAGGGGGCGATCGGCGTGGAATGCCGCACCGACGACGTCGAACTGCGGGGGCTGCTGGAAAAATTGACGGATTGCGCGACGCTGACTCGCGTGCTGGCGGAACGGAGCCTGCTGGCCACGCTGCGGGCCGGCTGCCATGCGCCGCTGGGAGTCAGCACGCGGATCGAAGGAGATCGGCTGTTTCTGGAGGCGGTCGTGCTGCCGCTGGATGGCAGCCACCGCTGGACGGCGGCGGCCAGCGGACTCGTCAGCGCCCCCGCACAACTGGGCGTCACGGTGGCGCAATTGCTGGTTACTCAGGGAGTCGAGCGAGTTCTCGGCCGGACGGAGTGA